A window from Chitinophaga filiformis encodes these proteins:
- a CDS encoding GNAT family N-acetyltransferase, which translates to MYQIRTATVSDIPLIQQLTDEIWRPTYKDLMTPEQLEYMIALIYSTASLTSQMTEKEHQFLLLYDAQRPIGFTSYSTTDEPGIYKLQKIYVHGDYQGKGVGKFLLEGVIERVKAANATVLELDVKRDNKARFFYEKQGFTILKEKDTYIGNDYWMRDYVMRKPL; encoded by the coding sequence ATGTACCAGATACGAACAGCTACCGTTAGCGATATTCCACTTATACAGCAGTTAACAGACGAGATCTGGAGGCCAACCTATAAGGACCTCATGACACCTGAACAGCTGGAATATATGATAGCATTGATCTACAGCACAGCTTCACTGACGAGCCAGATGACAGAAAAAGAACACCAGTTCCTGCTGTTGTATGATGCCCAGCGGCCGATCGGCTTTACTTCTTACAGCACTACTGATGAACCAGGCATTTACAAGCTGCAGAAAATATACGTGCATGGCGACTACCAGGGAAAAGGTGTGGGGAAGTTCCTGCTTGAGGGCGTTATAGAACGGGTTAAAGCGGCAAATGCGACCGTTCTGGAGCTGGATGTAAAAAGAGATAATAAAGCGAGATTCTTTTATGAAAAACAGGGTTTTACCATCCTGAAAGAGAAAGACACGTATATCGGTAACGATTACTGGATGAGAGACTACGTGATGAGGAAACCCCTATAA
- a CDS encoding type IX secretion system membrane protein PorP/SprF, which produces MIDKKKILLNLLVAAACYVPAKAQQSPIYSQYMLNGIVINPAYASTDESASLTVVGRNQWVGVDGAPKTATMSFYTPMNQKGTSIGFTAMRESITVQTRTDYNLLAAQKVSLNETLQLAMGLQAGMSQYNEKNSELTTTDPTFASNLSYWKTQVGFGFALFSENFYLGLSAPAFKSFDLGNSVNKVKTISHYYMQAAYAARVNDDVLVKPSILLRQAKGTGLQYDINTSVLLKEIVWLGASWRSEKTVTGLVQVRVGPYFQFGYSYDTPMSSNLKGAQTVSHELMLNLRFGWSSDHEILPRVF; this is translated from the coding sequence ATGATCGATAAAAAGAAAATCCTTTTAAATCTACTTGTAGCTGCTGCATGTTATGTACCGGCGAAGGCTCAGCAGAGTCCTATCTATTCCCAGTACATGCTGAATGGTATAGTGATCAATCCTGCTTATGCCAGCACCGATGAATCAGCCAGTTTAACAGTGGTAGGTCGTAATCAGTGGGTAGGAGTGGATGGAGCGCCTAAAACAGCTACAATGTCTTTTTATACGCCGATGAATCAGAAAGGGACCAGTATCGGGTTCACGGCTATGCGGGAATCGATCACCGTACAAACACGTACCGACTATAACCTGCTGGCAGCACAGAAGGTTTCCCTGAACGAAACTTTGCAGCTGGCCATGGGATTGCAGGCTGGTATGTCGCAGTATAATGAAAAGAATAGTGAGCTGACCACTACCGACCCGACATTCGCTTCCAATCTGAGTTATTGGAAGACGCAGGTAGGATTTGGTTTTGCACTCTTTTCTGAGAACTTTTACCTCGGTTTATCAGCGCCCGCCTTTAAAAGTTTTGATCTCGGCAACAGCGTAAATAAAGTGAAGACCATTTCACATTATTATATGCAGGCAGCATATGCAGCGAGGGTAAATGACGATGTGCTGGTAAAACCATCCATATTGCTGAGGCAGGCAAAAGGCACTGGTTTGCAATATGACATCAACACAAGCGTGCTCCTGAAGGAAATAGTCTGGCTGGGTGCTTCCTGGCGTTCAGAGAAGACAGTGACCGGCTTGGTGCAGGTGAGAGTAGGGCCTTATTTCCAGTTTGGTTATTCCTATGATACGCCGATGTCATCTAACCTGAAAGGAGCGCAGACAGTATCGCATGAGCTCATGCTGAATCTGCGTTTTGGCTGGAGTAGCGATCATGAAATTCTTCCGCGGGTTTTCTAA
- a CDS encoding DsbA family protein → MKLIYIYDALCGWCYGFTPVVEELLQRFGNDMEVEVLSGGMFLSANHRPASAMYNYISQAHKQVEAVTGVKFGPAFLETYLHTDDIMDSEKPSIALTVFKQYLPAKALSFAHDMQVALNYDGKSLNDDDTYRHLLPKYQLPVEEFLDKMKEDNNRYDTVQEFKQVEQWGITGFPAAILDDGKEYFLIAKGYTPIDRLLEVIDKITGKA, encoded by the coding sequence ATGAAACTGATCTATATATATGACGCCCTTTGCGGGTGGTGTTATGGTTTTACTCCTGTTGTAGAGGAATTACTGCAGCGGTTCGGGAATGACATGGAAGTAGAGGTCCTTTCCGGAGGCATGTTCCTCAGTGCGAATCACAGACCTGCGTCTGCCATGTACAACTATATCAGCCAGGCACATAAACAGGTGGAAGCAGTAACTGGCGTTAAATTTGGACCAGCATTCCTTGAAACATATCTGCATACAGATGATATCATGGATTCTGAAAAACCCAGCATTGCGCTCACCGTGTTCAAACAATACCTGCCGGCTAAAGCGCTGTCCTTTGCACACGATATGCAGGTGGCCTTAAACTATGATGGCAAGAGCCTGAATGACGATGATACCTATCGCCATCTATTGCCAAAATATCAGCTGCCTGTAGAAGAGTTCCTCGACAAAATGAAAGAAGATAACAACAGGTATGATACGGTCCAGGAGTTCAAACAGGTAGAGCAATGGGGCATAACAGGCTTCCCTGCAGCTATCCTGGATGATGGCAAAGAATACTTCCTGATCGCCAAAGGCTATACGCCTATAGACCGGCTGCTGGAAGTGATAGATAAAATAACAGGAAAGGCATAA